TGAAGCATAGTTTGGATACATCAATTGGTTGCCACCATAGTTCACACCTCCTCTTAGGCCATTTGTGGAAGTCATCAAGCCATGTCTCGTTACTCCATCTGAAGGAAAGACAACACCAACATTGTTGTAAGAGCTTTGTGCATAATATGGTTGGTTTGCATAGCTTCCCAACGTATTTTGCTGGATATTATTGGTCCCAACATTGCTTCCAAAGCTTGATTGTGCTCTAAGCCTTGCTTGATCCGAAGAACTACCATGTTGGTTGTGAAGCATCATATTCAAGCCTTTGTGATATGGATGGGGAAATTGATGGCTTCTTCCAAGTGGAGTATTAGTCACACTTGAAACATGGTTGTAAGATTTAACAGCATTGGCTATTCCTCCATACACTGATTGATGTGCTATTCTTTTCATATATTGCTGCGCAGTAACACGCGACTTCGCAGTTTTTGCTTGGATGTCTTTGATCATTGATGCTGAAAGGCCATAGGCAAACCTTGACCTTAGATCCCTGTTAGATAAGCCCTCAAGCAATCCTTTATCTGCTACTTTTCGCAGGAATATGCGATACTTCTGCAAGCGTGTTATGTTCGTACTAAAGCATTAGAACTTGTAAGAGGTGTATTATCCAAGAAAATGTAATTGAACTTAGATGGATATGCACAATAGAGATTCTACCATGCATGTGACAGAATAGAAGTTAATTAGCAAACCTGTAAGTGACTGGCAACATTTTCTCTTGTCAAGTTTGGCACATTCATGACTTGAAGAATTGTCTTTGGAACAGCCTCTGAATAAGTAGAAAATAAGCGCATGGTTAAAATCAATTACGTTTACCTACTGCATAAGCGTAGTGATTTTTTTCACACTCCTTTTACTACACTAGTACACTTTACTCCTAAGTCTATCTCTATCTTCTTTTTAGAATAATTAGAAACATAcacacattttctcttttatctcattttttctatctttctttgAGAGTTCTTATCACATCAGTTATCACATTTgatactttttcctttttctatgtTTCTCTTCCTTGGGTGTACATTTAAAGAACTCTTCTTTCTTATAATCAGGTCTTTACATTTCAACCAATTTATACATAGGTGCAAATGGAgtctaaacaataaaaaaaaagtgtgagaaACTCATTGCAGAATCTAGAAACCAAAAATTTGCAGCAGATTACTTACTCTCCAATCCAATTTGTTTTATGGCAAGCAGAAAGCGGTTGTGAAGATATGGTGTCCAAACAACCTTTGGTTTCTTTACAAGCGTAGAGCTTTCTCCACTTTGGCCTTCCTTATTCATTTGGGTACTCTTTCTTGGGAAACACTTCCTTTTTCTCTTGCTCACATTCGATGATATTGCAGAGTGAACATCCTGAATAGAAGTGTTATCACCTGGTATTGACCCCccttcaatattttgaaaagttaGTTTCCTTGCATACTGCCAAATGTCTTTGAAGTCATCTGCAGAAAAGGGTTTCAAAATATAGTGTGCGGCACCATTTGCTAAACTCTTGGAAATTACACTATTTCTTCCATCTGAAGACATAACtgcatgaaacaaaaaagataagTCACAAATTGTTTCCTCTTCCCAGTCTCCCCAatagaaaaataacattttctaTTCAGTTTGTTAGTGTGTGTTCTGCTAAGgtgttaatttcattttattttttattaagagaCAAGAAAGTAGACACAGAAAAGAGACGCAAGTAATCCAAATCTCTTAAATAACAGACTAATTCGGCACAAGAATACATTGGACAACAAAGAATTAAAGTAGTAAGAGTAAGACTGAAAAAATTAACTCAAGAACATTTCAGCAAAAGAGACTCCAATACTATGTCAGGAATATTCATAAAGCTTAAACGTAAgatacacaaaattagtcaGTATATTAATGTATATCTATGAGTAAAACAACAATGCTTTGATCTTTATAGATgtgtatttaatttcattttagttttttaaaatcattttctttcaaTATTGTTTACGTGTGTACATTTAACATATACCCATTTTTATTCTAGTTATGTATTTCCAAATTATCTATCCAACTGCAAAGATGCTGCTGAACGAATGTGAgtttttttgaaacaaaaagcATGTGAATGCATAGATGAGAGACCAAACTAGTATATCAGTACTTTTGTTTCTTAcctatccttttttttctaaacttatgtgaattacttgtaagtttgttctttatttatgtATGTATGAGAAA
The Glycine max cultivar Williams 82 chromosome 16, Glycine_max_v4.0, whole genome shotgun sequence genome window above contains:
- the LOC102663776 gene encoding two-component response regulator ARR1 → MTHERVDIISVLVVDDDKTSLAIVSNILTSLGYKVLTANSALNALEILREFRGFIDLLITELHISGMNGFEFQKYVENQFHLPVIIMSSDGRNSVISKSLANGAAHYILKPFSADDFKDIWQYARKLTFQNIEGGSIPGDNTSIQDVHSAISSNVSKRKRKCFPRKSTQMNKEGQSGESSTLVKKPKVVWTPYLHNRFLLAIKQIGLEKAVPKTILQVMNVPNLTRENVASHLQKYRIFLRKVADKGLLEGLSNRDLRSRFAYGLSASMIKDIQAKTAKSRVTAQQYMKRIAHQSVYGGIANAVKSYNHVSSVTNTPLGRSHQFPHPYHKGLNMMLHNQHGSSSDQARLRAQSSFGSNVGTNNIQQNTLGSYANQPYYAQSSYNNVGVVFPSDGVTRHGLMTSTNGLRGGVNYGGNQLMYPNYASLGNQHKFSCGQGNWNIGSLNYNRSFGLINETSENVNKNVLSFGQGNFDLAQGGFASTSSAGECWSKELPAENIQGNPTLHQQLQGNFAENDIGTSIGEGNVNLLDEDDFSNLFMMLDEMDLLNETEENHNANDFLKSDFSSSNHAVQSLEQMGGDDGYANMEHLNRFMMNDDVSSGSNSATDQDWDFELIEALFGDEKNQGE